A portion of the Methylobacterium nodulans ORS 2060 genome contains these proteins:
- a CDS encoding efflux RND transporter permease subunit, whose translation MAFTDLFVRRPTLAIVVSLMVLLGGTFALLALPVRQYPKLQSAAITVETRYPGAAQGLMQGFVTVPLSQAIATADGIEYLSSISSDGRSLIKARLRLDADPDRSLAEIMAKVQQTKYRLPEEAYDPVIEKVTDDPTAVMYVALMSETLPIPEITDYAVRAVQPLFASVKGVASAQIMGGRNLSLRVWLDPDRLAAHGLTAAEVGQALTRNNVQIAAGQVKGSFTAAAITADTDAQDPEAFRRLVLRDGDPQVRLEDVARIAFGGQDYEESALINGRPAVVVAVNGTPDANPLDIVRAVTALLPQLERSKPPGLDISNVFDVARFVQAALTEVEHTLVEAAIVVVIVIFLFLGSWRAVLIPMVTIPLSLVGAAALMLVAGFSLNLLTLLAMVLAIGLVVDDAIVVVENVHRHIEEGASPFEASLRGAREVVGPVIGMTVTLAAVYAPIGLIGGITGSLFREFAFTLAGAVLVSGVVALCVSPMMSSLLLQPQSQHGGFARRIEQAFARLAEAYAVMLRASLRHRALMTAFAVAALAGTVALYLAAEREFAPTEDQGTVMEVAKAPRYANLDYTERYSVRLEAAFRRLPEADTTWVLNGSSQTEPGPHSVFAGVNLVPWDRRSRSAAAIMAELQADGAQNPGLSVIAFLLPALPTAPGLPVQMVVRGPVPYDQLYAVKERIVAAARASGLFAVVDSDLTWDKPGIALSVDRARAGKLGLSMRDVAATLATLVGEKYVNRFEFRGRSYDVIPQVERRFRADGAGLERFYVRARSGELVPLGTVIATAPRAEPNQLGQHDQMNAVTISAVPAPGTTMGQAVAFLQRQAEDLPPGMGTAWLGQSRQFVTEGHRLTVAFGLALAVIFLVLAAQFNSFRDPFVILVSVPLSIFGALLPLWLGYTTLNIFTQIGLVTLVGLIAKHGILMTAFANELQERDGLDRAAAIVEAARIRLRPILMTTAAMVVGLVPLIFASGAGAASRFAIGAVVVAGLLVGTAFTLIVLPTIYTLLARDHRRGTVAGLAQAG comes from the coding sequence ATGGCCTTCACCGACCTGTTCGTGCGCCGGCCGACGCTGGCGATCGTGGTGAGCCTTATGGTGCTGCTCGGCGGCACCTTCGCGCTGCTCGCCCTGCCGGTGCGGCAATACCCGAAGCTCCAGAGCGCCGCGATCACGGTCGAGACCCGCTATCCGGGTGCGGCCCAGGGCCTGATGCAGGGCTTCGTGACGGTGCCGCTCTCGCAGGCCATCGCCACCGCCGACGGCATCGAGTATCTCAGCTCGATCTCGAGCGACGGGCGCAGCCTGATCAAGGCCCGGCTGCGCCTCGACGCCGACCCGGACCGCAGCCTCGCCGAGATCATGGCCAAGGTCCAGCAGACCAAGTACCGCCTGCCGGAGGAGGCCTACGATCCGGTGATCGAGAAGGTCACCGACGATCCCACCGCCGTCATGTACGTCGCGCTGATGAGCGAGACGCTGCCGATCCCCGAGATCACCGACTATGCGGTGCGCGCGGTCCAGCCGCTCTTCGCCTCGGTCAAGGGCGTGGCCTCGGCCCAGATCATGGGCGGGCGCAACCTCTCCTTACGCGTCTGGCTCGATCCGGACCGGCTGGCGGCCCACGGCCTCACCGCGGCCGAGGTCGGGCAGGCGCTGACCCGCAACAACGTCCAGATCGCCGCGGGTCAGGTGAAGGGATCCTTCACCGCCGCCGCGATCACCGCCGATACGGACGCGCAGGATCCCGAGGCCTTCCGCCGCCTCGTCCTGCGCGACGGCGATCCGCAGGTGCGCCTGGAGGATGTGGCGCGGATCGCGTTCGGCGGCCAGGATTACGAGGAGAGCGCGCTCATCAACGGCCGGCCCGCCGTGGTGGTGGCCGTGAACGGGACGCCGGACGCCAACCCCCTCGACATCGTGCGGGCGGTCACCGCCCTCCTGCCCCAGCTCGAACGCTCCAAGCCGCCCGGCCTCGACATCAGCAACGTCTTCGACGTCGCCCGCTTCGTGCAGGCCGCCCTGACGGAGGTCGAGCACACGCTGGTCGAGGCGGCGATCGTCGTCGTCATCGTGATCTTCCTGTTCCTCGGGTCCTGGCGCGCCGTGCTGATCCCGATGGTGACGATCCCGCTCTCGCTCGTCGGGGCGGCGGCCCTGATGCTCGTGGCCGGCTTCAGCCTGAACCTGCTGACCCTCCTGGCGATGGTCCTCGCTATCGGCCTCGTGGTCGACGACGCGATCGTCGTGGTGGAGAACGTCCATCGCCACATCGAGGAGGGGGCCAGCCCGTTCGAGGCTTCGCTGCGGGGAGCCCGCGAGGTCGTGGGACCGGTCATCGGCATGACGGTCACGCTCGCGGCGGTCTACGCCCCGATCGGCCTGATCGGGGGCATCACCGGCTCGCTGTTCCGCGAATTCGCCTTCACCCTCGCGGGCGCGGTGCTGGTCTCCGGCGTGGTCGCCCTGTGCGTCTCGCCGATGATGAGCTCCCTCCTGCTTCAGCCGCAGAGCCAGCATGGCGGCTTCGCGCGGCGCATCGAGCAGGCCTTCGCGCGCCTGGCCGAGGCCTATGCCGTCATGCTGCGCGCGAGCCTGCGGCACCGCGCTCTCATGACGGCTTTCGCCGTCGCGGCGCTCGCCGGCACGGTCGCCCTCTACCTCGCCGCAGAGCGGGAATTCGCCCCGACCGAGGACCAGGGGACGGTCATGGAGGTGGCGAAGGCCCCGCGCTACGCCAATCTCGACTACACGGAACGCTACTCGGTCCGGCTCGAGGCGGCGTTCCGGCGCCTGCCGGAGGCGGACACGACCTGGGTCCTCAACGGGTCGAGCCAGACCGAGCCCGGCCCCCACTCCGTCTTCGCGGGCGTCAATCTCGTGCCCTGGGACAGGCGCAGCCGCAGCGCGGCCGCGATCATGGCCGAGCTTCAGGCGGACGGCGCCCAGAATCCCGGCCTGTCGGTGATCGCCTTCCTGCTCCCGGCCCTGCCCACCGCGCCCGGCCTCCCGGTCCAGATGGTGGTGCGCGGACCGGTGCCTTACGATCAGCTCTACGCGGTCAAGGAGCGGATCGTGGCGGCGGCCCGCGCGAGCGGCCTGTTCGCGGTGGTCGATTCCGACCTCACCTGGGACAAGCCGGGGATCGCCCTCTCGGTCGACCGCGCCCGGGCGGGCAAGCTCGGCCTGTCGATGCGCGACGTCGCCGCGACCCTCGCGACGCTCGTCGGGGAGAAGTACGTCAACCGCTTCGAATTCCGGGGCCGGTCCTACGACGTGATCCCGCAGGTGGAGCGCCGGTTCAGGGCCGACGGGGCGGGGCTCGAACGCTTCTACGTCCGCGCGCGCTCCGGAGAGCTGGTGCCGCTCGGAACCGTCATTGCGACCGCGCCGCGCGCGGAGCCGAACCAGCTCGGCCAGCACGACCAGATGAACGCGGTGACGATCTCGGCCGTGCCGGCGCCCGGCACCACGATGGGCCAGGCGGTCGCGTTCCTGCAGCGTCAGGCGGAGGATCTGCCCCCCGGGATGGGCACGGCCTGGCTCGGGCAATCCCGCCAGTTCGTCACCGAGGGCCACCGTCTCACGGTCGCCTTCGGGCTTGCCCTCGCGGTGATCTTCCTGGTGCTGGCCGCGCAGTTCAACAGCTTCCGCGACCCGTTCGTGATCCTGGTCAGCGTACCGCTCTCGATCTTCGGCGCGCTGCTGCCGCTCTGGCTCGGCTACACCACGCTCAACATCTTCACCCAGATCGGCCTGGTGACGCTGGTCGGCCTGATCGCCAAGCACGGCATCCTGATGACGGCCTTCGCCAACGAGCTGCAGGAGCGCGACGGCCTCGACCGGGCAGCGGCGATCGTCGAGGCCGCCCGGATCCGGCTGCGGCCGATCCTGATGACGACCGCCGCGATGGTCGTCGGGCTCGTGCCCCTGATCTTCGCGAGCGGCGCCGGGGCGGCGAGCCGCTTCGCGATCGGCGCCGTGGTCGTGGCCGGGCTTCTGGTCGGCACCGCGTTCACCCTGATCGTGCTCCCGACGATCTACACGCTTCTCGCCCGGGACCATCGGCGCGGGACCGTCGCCGGCCTGGCTCAGGCCGGATGA